Within the Marixanthomonas sp. SCSIO 43207 genome, the region TTTGGCGAATTAAAGGTTGATGTTTCCAATACCTTTACACTTGGGGTAACTGGAGAGTATTTCAGTTATGATACAACAAACGAAAATCAAGCCTGGAACCTTCCCGAATTAAAAGCGTCTGTGTTTTCAAATTTCAATATTACCGAACAAATTTATGGAGGTGCTTCCTTGTTTTATGTAGGCGAACGTAAGGACCTTTATTCAAACGTTCCGCTACCTTTTGAATCCATACTCTTAGAAGAACGAACACTGGATGGTTACCTTGATGCTAATATTCACTTGGGTTATAATATCAATGAACGATTATCTGTATTTGCAAAAGGAAGCAACTTGTTGAGCGATAATTATGAAAAGTGGTTACATTACCCTGTACAAGGCATTCAAGCATTGTTGGGTGCTACCTATAAGTTTGATTGGTAAAGATGAAAACTCCATCAAATATAGAAACACTTAAAAAAGTAATACAATCAAGACAACCAGTATTGCTGTATTTTTCTGGAGAACGTTGTAGTGTTTGTAAAGCTTTAAAGCCTAAAATAGAAACGTTAATTTCCTCTCGATTTAAAGATTTACAAGCTTTTGAAGTAACAATAGAAAATCAACCCGATATAGCTGCTCACTTTATGGTCTTTGCAAACCCTACAGTTGTGGTGCTTTTTGATGGCAAAGAATCATTAAGAGAAAGTAAAAACATGAGTATTTCTCAGTTTGAAAAATCACTAGATAGGTTATATCAACTTTACAAAGAAGCTTGATTTTTTATCTATAACCTTATAAATTTTCATAATAAAGAAAGCGGCTGCATTTACAGTTGCTTTCTTTATTTTTGTGTCTTATTATTAAAAACTGATTATGAAAAAATTTTTTACTCTCGCATTTGTATTATTAGTTCTAGCTTGTGCTCCAGAAAAAATACCTGCAGATTTATTAGTTAAAAATGCAACTATATACACTGTTAATGAAAATTTTGATGTTGAAGATGCATTTGTTGTGAGAGACGGGAAGATTCTAGAAATAGGATTAAAACCCGAGTTAGAATTAAAATACAAGATTACTGAAACCTATGATGCTAAAGGAAAAACTATTGTTCCCGGTTTAATTGATGCACACGCACATCTTTATGGTCTAGGGTTAAACTTACAAGACGTAGATTTAACCGAAACAACCAGTTATGATGAGGTTTTGGCACGAGTTATTGCCTTTCAGAAAGAGAAAAAGAAAGAGTATATCATCGGAAGAGGTTGGGATCAAAATGATTGGGAAGTAAAGGAGTTTCCTACCAAAAAAGAATTAGACTCTTTATTTCCAAATACACCTGTAGCCTTAACTAGAATCGACGGTCACGCGATGATAGTAAATAGTAAAGCACTGCAAATGGCAGGTATTACCCCACAAACTAAAATTGAAGGTGGCGTAATAGGAATAGACAACGGAAAACTCACCGGTATTTTGGTAGATAGCCCCATGAGTATAATAGAAGAATCTTTTCCTAAACAAAATAGAAGTTATAACAAACAAGCCTTACTAGATGCAGAGCGTATTAGTTTGCAATACGGTTTAACAACAGTTAATGATGCCGGTCTTGATAGAGAAATAATTGAATTGATAGATAGCTTACAAAAGCAAGACAGCATGGCTTTGCGTGTGTATGCTATGGTGAGTAATAAACCTAAAAATCTTGACTTTTATTTAAGTAACGGAAAAATAAAAACCAACAGACTTAATGTACGGTCAGTAAAGGTTTATGCAGATGGAGCTTTGGGATCTAGAGGTGCAGCCTTGCGCGATTCATACAGTGATATGCCAGGTCATTTTGGTGCTATGATTACTCCGGCAGATAGTTTACAAAAGTTAGCAAATAGAATTTATGAAGCCGGATATCAAATGAATACTCATGCAATTGGTGATTCAGCAAATATTGCTGTGTTACGAGCTTATGAAAGTGCACTAAAAGATAAAACAGATGCACGATGGAAAATTGAACATGCGCAAATTATCAGTAAACAAGATTTTAGTAAGTTTTCAAAAAACATCATTCCTTCGGTACAACCAACACACGCTACCAGTGATATGTATTGGGCAGAAGACCGAATAGGATCTAAACGAATACAGGGTGCATATGCATACAAAACACTTCTTGAAAATACCGGAATCATTGTTTTAGGAACCGACTTTCCGGTAGAGCAAGTTAACCCTATGTATACGTTTTATGCAGCTGTTGCTCGTAAGGACTTAAAACAGTTTCCAGAAGGAGGTTTTCAGAAAAAAGATGCGTTAACTCGCGAAGAAGCTTTAAAAGGAATGACCATTTGGGCAGCCTATTCAAACTTTGAAGAGGCTGAAAAGGGGAGTCTTGAAGAAGGTAAGTTGGCAGATTTTACAGTTCTTGATCGTGATATTATGACGGTTGCTGAAGACAGCATCCCTAATACAAAAGTGTTGGCGACTTTTATCAATGGTAAAAAAGAATTCAGTCTAGAGGAAGAATAACTTTAGTTTAAAGCAAAACGGTATTCTTATTTTCCACCTTTAGCTTGTAAATCTTCTAAGCAAAGTAAATCTAGTGAAGGTACAGTAGATCTGTTTTGAAAAAACTGTGCAATATCTCTACGTCTTGCACTAGTAGCTTCAAAATACATAAGACAATCTTGTACTACACAATGCCTGTTATTGTCAAGGTCTTCATGGTCAGTTGGGTGAATGTCATCATCAGTTATATTTACCAAGCTAAGAATATGACCAAACTCATGCTGAAGTGTAGTAATTTCTAAAGTAGCCAAATCTGAACCTTGATTATTTGCAATTAAATCTTGCAGTGTTTTCTTGTAAATTACAATAGATGTATTGCGGTAAGCTGTACCTAGTGTTACGGTTGTATCAGTATCATTGCTCGAGTTCCCGTTTGAAAAGAATACAAATATAGCCAAGTTATCATCCTCATTATAAGCAGTTCTATTTTCGTCTTCAATTTCTTTAATTTCATTAGTATCAAAAGGCGCTCCTTGTGGAGGATTTATGAAGGTTTCTTTAACGGTAATTCCGCCAGGTTTGTTAACACGCTCGTTTAAAAACTGAATTACAGAAGCTTTGGTTTCTTCTTCAGGCTCAAAACCTAATGAATATACAAACTCAATTGTAAGACTATTATAAAAATCACTTGTTAATATGTCTTCTGCTGAAGTTCCCAAAGCCTTTTTATTATCTGCTGTAGGATCATTTATGGCATCATCAGAATCATCATCTTTACAAGATACCATGATTGAAATTGAAGTTAATAAAACCAATAAAAATGTGTAGGGAAATTTCATAATTAACTTATTGTTTAGGCAAACATACTTTTTAAGTTCAAATTAAAAAAACAAGGCTCATTCTTTTAACGTCCTTTTATTGAAAAGAGTATAAGCTGTTTAACTCATGACTTAATGAATAATGGGCGTGAGTTTTGCTAAATAATTGTAATGATCACCGGTCAAAGCAATTTTAAAATCAAAGTTGTTTTGATTACAACATTCTTTAAAAGTTGAAACATCAAGGTACAACCAAGAAAAAGTATCGCTTTTCATTCCTTGATAAGTCATAGTAAATTCTAATTGACCATAATAATGATCTGCCGGAACCCAAATTCCTTCTTCTTCGGCTTTATCATACATATACTGCAAATCACTGCTATCAATTAATACTTGCCCATTGGGAGTAAGTAAAGTATATAATTTCTGAAGATATTTTGAAACCAGTTCCAGTTTTTGAAAAATTCCGGTACCGTTCATTAATACTAAAATAGTATCAAACTTTTCATTTTTTAGCTCAAGTAGGTCGCTGTGTATAGCATCTTCAACGCCTCTTAACTGTGAAACTTTAATTGCCCCTTTTGAAGTGTCAATTGCAGTAACATTAAGCCCTTTTTCTTGTAAATAGAGGGAATGACTTCCGGCGCCGCAGCCTACATCCAAAACACGTCCGGTGGCAAGTTGTAGCGCTTTTTGCTCAATGGGAGGCATTTCGTCATAGTCTCGAAAAAGGTATGGGAGAGGCATTACATCTTCTTCAGTGATATTTGTTTCGGTAAGGATATCTTCAGAATAATTTCCGTGGTAATAATCTAACAATGCTGTGCCTATAATATCATTCATAAATCTTTATTTGATGAAGAAGTGTTTTTCTGTTTAGGTTATTAAATCTGTTTTTACCTGTCTTTAATAGTATTTTGTACTTTTGCTTTGCAATGGAAGAAACCCTCAAACAACTCCCACAACGTGCCAAAGATACGCATAACGAGAATAAAAAATTCTTCAAAAAACTGAAGCGTAAACCTCCAAAAAACATAGATGCATTGATGCAAGAGCTGCACGATGAAGAGTTTGAGCAAACTGATTGTTTAACCTGTGCAAACTGCTGTAAAACTACCGGACCTTTGTTTACGCAAAAGGATATTGAGCGTATTTCAAAACATTTTAAGATGAAGCCTAGTCGTTTTATTGAGAGTTATTTGCGTATGGATGAAGAAAATGATTATGTGTTACAAAGCGTGCCTTGTACTTTCTTAGGGGCAGATAATTATTGTAGTATCTACAATGTGCGTCCAAAGGCGTGTAGAGAGTTTCCGCACACCGACCGAAAGAAATTTCAACAAATATCAAATTTAACTTTGAAGAACGTAGCTATTTGCCCGGCAGCATTTAATATTGTTGAAAAAATGAAAAAGCGAATACCGCATTAATCATACAGCATATATTTTTTTCGCATAGAATCATATTTTTCCAAATCTTTAAGCCACGTGGCTCTTATTTCGCGATAGGTATAGCCGTTTTCAATTTGTTCTTGTAATTTTTTGGTACCTGCCAAGTTGGTAAAAAAGTTTGTGAAAAAGTCTGCTTTTTTTCCGTAGGCAACATATGCTTCTATAAGCCACTCTAGATTGAGCTTATCAAGTTTTGGATTGTTTTGAAGGTTCAACCCATGACATTCTTGTCCTTTAAATTTTGGATATTTAGCTCCTTCATTAGCTTGTGGTGTAAATGTGTATGGATAGAATTTTGTAGGTAATCCGGGTGCTCCAAATACCTGAAACTGAGTGTTTGTACCTCTCCCTGCGCTTATAATAGTTCCTTCAAAAAAACACAAACTAGGGTATAGGTTTATAGCTACATCATTTGGTAAATTGGGTGAAGGTTTTACAGGTAAAGAATATGCCGTCTGGTGATTATAATTTTTAACTTTAATTACAGTGATATCTGATTTTACTTTATTTTTTAACCATTCTTCACCATTAATCATTTGTGCGTATTCTCCAATAGTCATGCCGTGAACCACCGGTACAGGATGCATACCTACAAAGCTTGAATGTTGAGGCTCCAAAATTGGTCCGTCTATATAGTGACCGTTAGGATTTGGGCGATCCAAAATAAGTACTTTAATATTATTTTCTGCACAAGCTTCCATTACATAATGAAGTGTAGAAATGTAAGTATAAAACCGTGCTCCTACATCTTGAATGTCAAAGATTACTACGTCGAGATCGCTTAATTGTTCTTTTGAGGGTTTTTTATTGTTGCCATACAATGAAATAATAGGCAAGCCGGTTTTTGAATCTATCGCGTCTTTCACTTTCTCACCAGCATCGGCAGTTCCTCTAAAACCGTGTTCGGGTGCAAAAACTTTTTGTATAGCTATTTTCTTATCCATTAAATAATCAACCAAGTGTTTGCTGTTATTTTCAACGCGGGAGGTTTGATTAGCAACAACACCTACAGATTTTCCTTTTAAAAGATTGCCATACAATAAAAATTGATCTGCACCTACTGTCAAATTACCTTGATCATTGATTACTTGAATACCGTCTTCAGTTTGTAAGGTTCCTACTTCAACTCTGTAGGTTGGGTTTTCTTTTGCCTTTTTTTTCTTTCGTTCTACATCTCGATCATAATCTTCTTTTATAGCAGTGCCTA harbors:
- a CDS encoding co-chaperone YbbN is translated as MKTPSNIETLKKVIQSRQPVLLYFSGERCSVCKALKPKIETLISSRFKDLQAFEVTIENQPDIAAHFMVFANPTVVVLFDGKESLRESKNMSISQFEKSLDRLYQLYKEA
- a CDS encoding amidohydrolase, which translates into the protein MKKFFTLAFVLLVLACAPEKIPADLLVKNATIYTVNENFDVEDAFVVRDGKILEIGLKPELELKYKITETYDAKGKTIVPGLIDAHAHLYGLGLNLQDVDLTETTSYDEVLARVIAFQKEKKKEYIIGRGWDQNDWEVKEFPTKKELDSLFPNTPVALTRIDGHAMIVNSKALQMAGITPQTKIEGGVIGIDNGKLTGILVDSPMSIIEESFPKQNRSYNKQALLDAERISLQYGLTTVNDAGLDREIIELIDSLQKQDSMALRVYAMVSNKPKNLDFYLSNGKIKTNRLNVRSVKVYADGALGSRGAALRDSYSDMPGHFGAMITPADSLQKLANRIYEAGYQMNTHAIGDSANIAVLRAYESALKDKTDARWKIEHAQIISKQDFSKFSKNIIPSVQPTHATSDMYWAEDRIGSKRIQGAYAYKTLLENTGIIVLGTDFPVEQVNPMYTFYAAVARKDLKQFPEGGFQKKDALTREEALKGMTIWAAYSNFEEAEKGSLEEGKLADFTVLDRDIMTVAEDSIPNTKVLATFINGKKEFSLEEE
- a CDS encoding YkgJ family cysteine cluster protein, with the protein product MEETLKQLPQRAKDTHNENKKFFKKLKRKPPKNIDALMQELHDEEFEQTDCLTCANCCKTTGPLFTQKDIERISKHFKMKPSRFIESYLRMDEENDYVLQSVPCTFLGADNYCSIYNVRPKACREFPHTDRKKFQQISNLTLKNVAICPAAFNIVEKMKKRIPH
- a CDS encoding membrane metalloprotease encodes the protein MKFPYTFLLVLLTSISIMVSCKDDDSDDAINDPTADNKKALGTSAEDILTSDFYNSLTIEFVYSLGFEPEEETKASVIQFLNERVNKPGGITVKETFINPPQGAPFDTNEIKEIEDENRTAYNEDDNLAIFVFFSNGNSSNDTDTTVTLGTAYRNTSIVIYKKTLQDLIANNQGSDLATLEITTLQHEFGHILSLVNITDDDIHPTDHEDLDNNRHCVVQDCLMYFEATSARRRDIAQFFQNRSTVPSLDLLCLEDLQAKGGK
- a CDS encoding bifunctional 2-polyprenyl-6-hydroxyphenol methylase/3-demethylubiquinol 3-O-methyltransferase UbiG; the protein is MNDIIGTALLDYYHGNYSEDILTETNITEEDVMPLPYLFRDYDEMPPIEQKALQLATGRVLDVGCGAGSHSLYLQEKGLNVTAIDTSKGAIKVSQLRGVEDAIHSDLLELKNEKFDTILVLMNGTGIFQKLELVSKYLQKLYTLLTPNGQVLIDSSDLQYMYDKAEEEGIWVPADHYYGQLEFTMTYQGMKSDTFSWLYLDVSTFKECCNQNNFDFKIALTGDHYNYLAKLTPIIH
- a CDS encoding exo-beta-N-acetylmuramidase NamZ domain-containing protein; protein product: MKLGFKKPKASAILKQLVKLSPLYFSNAVNGLVVKKSLAIILLVFTTFSCGSSVSEKEPVEQSTLDQYIEVGTAIKEDYDRDVERKKKKAKENPTYRVEVGTLQTEDGIQVINDQGNLTVGADQFLLYGNLLKGKSVGVVANQTSRVENNSKHLVDYLMDKKIAIQKVFAPEHGFRGTADAGEKVKDAIDSKTGLPIISLYGNNKKPSKEQLSDLDVVIFDIQDVGARFYTYISTLHYVMEACAENNIKVLILDRPNPNGHYIDGPILEPQHSSFVGMHPVPVVHGMTIGEYAQMINGEEWLKNKVKSDITVIKVKNYNHQTAYSLPVKPSPNLPNDVAINLYPSLCFFEGTIISAGRGTNTQFQVFGAPGLPTKFYPYTFTPQANEGAKYPKFKGQECHGLNLQNNPKLDKLNLEWLIEAYVAYGKKADFFTNFFTNLAGTKKLQEQIENGYTYREIRATWLKDLEKYDSMRKKYMLYD